From Mytilus edulis chromosome 9, xbMytEdul2.2, whole genome shotgun sequence, the proteins below share one genomic window:
- the LOC139487800 gene encoding complement C1q tumor necrosis factor-related protein 3-like: MVFVQFLTCLLLCKGLHSMSIHNNTNEIVDVVALKQEVESLKDQVHNLSSLIENDINSYKQGVFFFAKLSRLTYLNKNSIVKFNEVVTDSENNFNHGNGMFVAPVSGYYQFSWTTFTYSDKVVDTELRVDNVIVDAMYAHISASSSVPATKIAICWVSKGGHVWIQTTNSYTENAIHNPNQSNAKSSFLGFLIEEKE; the protein is encoded by the exons ATGGTCTTTGTCCAGTTTCTAACATGTCTTTTGCTATGTAAAGGGTTACATTCAATGTCAATTCACAACAATACTAATGAGATAGTTGATGTCGTTGCATTAAAACAAGAGGTGGAGAGTCTTAAAGATCAGGTTCATAATTTGTCAAGCCTTATTGAAAATG ATATCAATAGTTACAAACAAGGTGTGTTCTTTTTTGCCAAGCTATCAAGATTGACATATCTGAATAAAAATTCCATTGTCAAGTTTAATGAAGTGGTTACTGATTCCGAAAATAATTTTAACCACGGTAATGGTATGTTTGTTGCACCTGTTTCCGGCTattaccaattttcgtggacaACTTTTACGTATTCTGATAAAGTCGTTGACACAGAACTTCGTGTAGATAACGTTATTGTCGATGCTATGTATGCTCACATATCTGCTTCAAGTAGTGTACCCGCAACTAAAATTGCTATATGCTGGGTAAGCAAAGGAGGTCACGTCTGGATACAGACAACGAACAGTTATACGGAGAACGCCATCCACAATCCAAATCAATCTAACGCAAAAAGTTCTTTCCTTGGTT